GATCGAGCCCTATCTGCGCGCGGCCGAAGACGCCGGCATGCGCATTCACTTCGTCATCGATACCCACGTCCATGCCGACCATATCTCCACGGGGCCGCAGCTCGCCGAGGCGTCCGGCGCCGAATACGTCCTTGCAGCGCACGCCGACGTCTCCTTTCCATTCAGAGGAGTGCGCGACGGTGATCTCCTCCCCCTTGGCAACGTCACCGCAACCGTGATGCACACACCCGGCCACACGCCCGAGCACATCTGTCTCCTCGTGAGCGACCACACGCGGGCTGAGGAGCCATGGTTCGTATTCACCGGCCACACCCTCATGGTCGGCGATCTCGGACGCACCGAGCTTGCCGTCAACGCCGAAGAGGGTGCAAAAGACCTGTTCCGGAGTGCGCGCCGGCTCAAGGCGCTTCCCGACTATGTCGAGGTGCTTGCCGGCGCCTATGCCGGCTCCGTCTGCGGCAGGCGCTTGAGCGGCAAACCCGGGTCCACCATCGGCTTCGAGAAGCGTCACAATCAGGCGTTTGGGATCGAAGACGAGGCGGAGTTCATCCACTACATGCTTGCCGAGATCCCGCCGGCGCCGCCAGAAGCCACACGGACCAGGGCTGCCAACTCCGGCCATATGGTGGCGGTCTGACATGACGGACGCAGCTCTAAACCCGCAACCTGCCGGCCCAGCTGTGAAGCTGGGGCTCAAGGAGAACTGGCCGCAATTCGCATTGCTCATTGTGATCAACGCCTTCGTCGGCGGCATGGTAGGGATAGAGCGCACGGTGATGCCGCTGATCGGTTCGGAGGAATTCCATCTTTCGTCGACGACCCTCATCGTCTCCTTCATCATCAGCTTCGGCGTGGTCAAGGCCTTCGCCAATCTCGTATCGGGCCAACTCGCCGACGCCTGGGGACGCAAGCGCGTTCTGGTGCTCGGCTGGCTCATCGGCTTGCCAGTCCCGTTCATCATCATCTGGGCACCAAGCTGGGAATGGGTGATTGCGGCCAACGCCCTTCTCGGCATCAACCAGGGGCTTGCCTGGTCGATGACCGTGATCATGAAGATCGATCTCGTCGGACCGAAGTCGCGCGGCCTTGCCGTCGGCCTCAACGAGTTCGCGGGCTACCTCGCCGTCGGTGTTACGGCGTTCCTCACCGGCTATCTCGCCTCGCAATACGGACTGCGGCCAGTGCCGATCTATCTCGGGATCGGATATGCGTTCCTTGGCGCCGCGCTGTCGATCCTGCTCGTCCGCGATACGCGCGACCATGTCCGGCTGGAGGTCTCGGGCCATGCGCAGCAATCCGCGCCGATCAGTTTCCGCGAGGTGTTCATGCTCACGTCGTTCAAGGATCGCAACCTGTTCGCCGCATCGCAGGCCGGTCTCGTCAACAACCTCAATGACGGCATGAGCTGGGGTATCTTTCCCCTGTTCTTCGCTTCCTTCGGCCTCGGTGTCGAGCGCATCGGCATCCTGAAGGCAATCTATCCAGCCACCTGGGGCATCCTGCAGATCGCCACCGGCCCATTGAGCGATCGATGGGGGCGAAAGGGATTGATCGTCGCCGGCATGTGGGTGCAGGCCGTGGGCCTGTTCCTGACTGCGATGACACGCCAGTTCGAATGGTGGCTCCTCGGCAGCCTGCTTCTCGGCCTCGGCACAGCCATGGTCTATCCGAGCCTGATTGCCGCCGTGTCGGATGCCTCGCATCCGACCTGGCGTGCCCGTTCGCTCAGCGTCTATCGGTTCTGGCGAGATCTCGGCTACGCGATCGGCGCGCTCTCTGCAGGGCTCATCGCCGATCGCTTCGGACTTTCGGCAGCGATCGCGTCAATCGCCGCCTTGACCTTTGTCTCTGGCGTCATTGTTGCAGTGCTCATGCACGAGCGTGCGGCGAGCGCCCTTGATCTTGCGCAAGCATCCAAGCCGATCAGCGAAGTAGAATGATGTCGGTCAGGAATGGAGGAACCGATGCGGAAAGTTCTGGTCAAAGCAATTGCCGCGGCGAGCGCGGCGCAGGTCCTCATGCCGAGCGCAGCCTGGGCGCAGGCGCCGTCAGACGCCGAACGGTACGCATGGGGTCCGCACATGATGTGGTGGGGCGGAGGCTGGTACGCCATGATATTCGGTCCGTTGTTCATGATCCTTTTTCTCGCGGTGCTGATCGCCGCCGTGGTCGTTCTCGTTCGCTGGCTGGGCGGGCCATGGCCGGGGACATTGCCGCCGCATCACGCCCCACCGGGTCGCACGCCGCTCGACATTCTCAAGGAGCGCTTTGCCCGCGGCGAGATCGACAAGGAAGAGTTTGAGGAACGGCGCCGCATACTCGGCGAATAAGCGGATTCGATCGACAGATACGAGGCGCGAAAGTCGCTCCATGCCTGAAGGTCGGATCTTGTGAAGGAAGGACATCGATGCAAATTCTGCTGATCTTGAACGATCCGCCCTATGGCACCGAACGCTGCTACAATGGCTTGCGCCTTGCACTCGCTCTCATCAAGAGCGAACCAGCGACGGTCGTGAGAGTGTTCCTCATGGCTGATGCAGTCGTGGCGGCGAAAGCCGGCCAGAAGACGCCCGACGGCTACTACAATGTCGAGCGCATGCTGAAGGGTGTGATTGCCGGAAAGGGAGAGATCCTGTTGTGCGGCACGTGCATGGATGCGCGCGGCCTGACCGACGCTGACATCATGGCCGGCGCGAGGCGCAGTACGATGAACGAACTGGCAGCCGCCACGGCTGCCGCCGATAAAGTGCTGGTGTTCTGATCCGATGACCCCGATCTATCTCGACTACAACGCCAGCACGCCGATCGATCCGACGGTGGCCGCGGCAATGCGACCGTTCCTCGATGAAGCCTTTGGCAATCCATCCAGCGGCCATTGGGCGAGCATGCCAGCAAAGGCTGCTTTGGATCATGCTCGCGGCCAGGTCGCCACGCTGCTCGGCGCCGCGGCCGACGAGATCGTGTTCACGAGCGGCGGCAGCGAGGCCAACAACCTGGCCATCAAGGGCACGTTCTTCGCGCTCCGGCACAAGGGCGAGCACATCATCACCACCGCTATCGAGCATCCCGCTGTCCTGGCGCCCTGCCGGTTTCTCGAGCG
This Rhizobium sullae DNA region includes the following protein-coding sequences:
- a CDS encoding DsrE/DsrF/TusD sulfur relay family protein gives rise to the protein MQILLILNDPPYGTERCYNGLRLALALIKSEPATVVRVFLMADAVVAAKAGQKTPDGYYNVERMLKGVIAGKGEILLCGTCMDARGLTDADIMAGARRSTMNELAAATAAADKVLVF
- a CDS encoding SHOCT domain-containing protein yields the protein MRKVLVKAIAAASAAQVLMPSAAWAQAPSDAERYAWGPHMMWWGGGWYAMIFGPLFMILFLAVLIAAVVVLVRWLGGPWPGTLPPHHAPPGRTPLDILKERFARGEIDKEEFEERRRILGE
- a CDS encoding MBL fold metallo-hydrolase codes for the protein MILRQFLHKDPVGISYLFGCGGKAAGAVVDPVGEIEPYLRAAEDAGMRIHFVIDTHVHADHISTGPQLAEASGAEYVLAAHADVSFPFRGVRDGDLLPLGNVTATVMHTPGHTPEHICLLVSDHTRAEEPWFVFTGHTLMVGDLGRTELAVNAEEGAKDLFRSARRLKALPDYVEVLAGAYAGSVCGRRLSGKPGSTIGFEKRHNQAFGIEDEAEFIHYMLAEIPPAPPEATRTRAANSGHMVAV
- a CDS encoding MFS transporter, with the translated sequence MTDAALNPQPAGPAVKLGLKENWPQFALLIVINAFVGGMVGIERTVMPLIGSEEFHLSSTTLIVSFIISFGVVKAFANLVSGQLADAWGRKRVLVLGWLIGLPVPFIIIWAPSWEWVIAANALLGINQGLAWSMTVIMKIDLVGPKSRGLAVGLNEFAGYLAVGVTAFLTGYLASQYGLRPVPIYLGIGYAFLGAALSILLVRDTRDHVRLEVSGHAQQSAPISFREVFMLTSFKDRNLFAASQAGLVNNLNDGMSWGIFPLFFASFGLGVERIGILKAIYPATWGILQIATGPLSDRWGRKGLIVAGMWVQAVGLFLTAMTRQFEWWLLGSLLLGLGTAMVYPSLIAAVSDASHPTWRARSLSVYRFWRDLGYAIGALSAGLIADRFGLSAAIASIAALTFVSGVIVAVLMHERAASALDLAQASKPISEVE